A section of the Geminocystis sp. M7585_C2015_104 genome encodes:
- a CDS encoding hydrogenase maturation protease, with translation MTNKRVLLIGYGNTLRSDDGVGYMVACQLQSQNIPGLETIATLSLTPELSEKMAEYQTVIFVDACVSQDTLTLTRIETPHQPPDNWPHKLTPASLLKLTQWIYHKTPDTWIIAIPAKNLDFGQNISQCTKKQAQLAIELVKNFISRQ, from the coding sequence ATGACAAATAAACGAGTATTGTTAATCGGCTATGGGAATACCCTCCGCAGTGATGATGGCGTGGGATATATGGTAGCCTGTCAACTGCAAAGCCAAAATATCCCGGGATTGGAAACTATAGCTACCCTCTCCCTTACCCCCGAATTGAGCGAAAAAATGGCAGAATACCAAACAGTTATCTTTGTCGATGCCTGTGTCAGTCAAGACACACTGACACTCACCAGAATAGAAACCCCCCACCAACCCCCCGACAACTGGCCACATAAACTCACCCCAGCATCACTGCTAAAACTTACTCAATGGATTTACCACAAAACCCCAGACACCTGGATTATAGCTATCCCGGCAAAAAATCTAGACTTCGGCCAGAATATCTCCCAGTGTACCAAAAAACAGGCACAATTGGCCATAGAGCTCGTAAAAAATTTTATATCCCGTCAATAG
- the hypA gene encoding hydrogenase maturation nickel metallochaperone HypA, translated as MHEIGIMESAIAMAIQHAKAENATLITEITMRIGEMSGVYPPALEFAFDVVAKNTIAENATLKIETIPVCCYCDSCQQEFYPSDWIFACPHCGQLSSKILQGKEIELVSLKIVK; from the coding sequence ATGCATGAAATCGGCATCATGGAATCCGCCATCGCCATGGCTATCCAACACGCCAAGGCAGAAAATGCTACCCTCATCACAGAAATAACTATGAGAATAGGAGAAATGTCTGGCGTCTACCCCCCCGCCTTGGAATTTGCCTTCGACGTGGTAGCAAAAAACACCATAGCAGAAAATGCCACTCTCAAAATCGAAACTATCCCCGTCTGCTGCTACTGTGACTCCTGCCAACAAGAATTCTATCCCAGCGACTGGATTTTCGCTTGTCCCCACTGTGGCCAATTGAGCAGTAAAATTCTACAGGGCAAAGAAATTGAGTTAGTCTCCCTCAAAATTGTTAAGTAA